In Brachypodium distachyon strain Bd21 chromosome 5, Brachypodium_distachyon_v3.0, whole genome shotgun sequence, the genomic window TGGGGGAATATCTAAGGAGCCAAACCTTCACCAAATAGTGCTTTGAAGTGATGTGTGGTCAGGGGTATGCCCTGAGACTGTGCAAACGCGTCTATCATATCAAACCCAACCTGTAAGGCAAAACATTATGAGATAATTCTGATAATAAAGCTGAGCCACCCAATTTCAAACACAAGATGAGAAACAGATCTTACATTGTGTCTGGTGGATTGGTACTTCTCGCCGGGATTACCCAGACCAACAAAGAGCCATGGTTGTATTGAAGAGTACGATGTGGATGGAGATAATGAGGAGGTTGTCCCACAGGTAGAGACATAGCGTTTAGAAAGGAAGGGAGAACATCTCATCCAAAGCTTTCCCCGCATGATTTACTCAATTATAGGCATCCAAATATTCACAAGTACAGACCAGATTGTCTGCAAACAAAAGCAATTTGCTCTTTGAATGATCACTAGCAATGCTGAACAAACAAGAGGGTAAAACATACAGAACATGATAGTAAATCGTAGTGGACATAAGCCCCACGCATCCAACACTGTCGTGCACATCATTAA contains:
- the LOC106865620 gene encoding CRS2-like protein, chloroplastic; translation: MRGKLWMRCSPFLSKRYVSTCGTTSSLSPSTSYSSIQPWLFVGLGNPGEKYQSTRHNVGFDMIDAFAQSQGIPLTTHHFKALFGEGMVDGVPVLLAKPQTYINLSGESVSDTFGRFSTLISDIYLAILLSCYNSFLSCD